One Bifidobacterium crudilactis genomic region harbors:
- a CDS encoding LCP family protein, with amino-acid sequence MVQESGDNETWDNPPSFMPSRGTGHPAMHRPATDGSASEPPSFSPRHRSSTQGSSPSPARRPQRTSGSSRVIGTGNTPSSSRARANSTNLSGRGNGTYAKTSNTRSHDAHGRTASAKPSALKSSNKSHPKKHGAGRIISRILVVLIILFALLGIGLWSWVNGQLNKKDMLTDAADTPASTWLILGSDERDGTSGTGTTADAPGFRTDTILVLTKPKSGPSSLISIPRDSFVTTHNTNVKINAVAELFGYKALVEQVETISGQKIDHVTMIKFGGLEKVVDALGGVELCYDSTVKDAYSGLDWTAGCHIADGATALAFSRMRYSDPQGDFGRAKRQRQVIAAIVSKASKPSTLMNISGTKKLATAALSAIVVDDKTNPWTLLQMALAFKAASGGEGVTGSVYWTDPDYYPGGGVGSTVKLDKNRNLTLFAQLANGAHAAGTVGGQD; translated from the coding sequence ATGGTGCAGGAATCCGGTGATAACGAAACATGGGACAACCCTCCCAGTTTCATGCCTTCACGTGGCACAGGGCATCCGGCGATGCACAGGCCTGCCACGGACGGCTCGGCATCCGAACCACCGAGCTTTTCTCCGCGCCACAGATCGAGCACGCAGGGAAGCTCGCCATCCCCCGCACGACGTCCGCAACGCACAAGCGGCTCATCCCGTGTCATCGGTACAGGGAATACCCCATCCTCGAGCAGGGCACGTGCGAACTCCACGAATCTCAGCGGCAGAGGCAACGGCACCTATGCCAAAACCTCCAATACCCGCAGTCATGATGCCCATGGCCGAACGGCGTCGGCAAAACCCTCGGCCCTCAAATCCTCAAACAAGTCGCATCCCAAGAAGCACGGCGCAGGCAGAATCATCAGCCGCATTCTGGTGGTGCTCATCATCCTCTTCGCCCTGCTGGGCATCGGCTTGTGGAGCTGGGTGAACGGGCAGCTTAACAAAAAGGACATGCTCACCGACGCCGCCGATACTCCGGCATCAACCTGGCTGATTCTTGGGTCGGACGAGCGCGACGGCACCTCAGGAACAGGCACGACGGCAGACGCTCCAGGATTCCGCACCGACACCATCCTGGTGCTCACGAAGCCGAAAAGCGGCCCCAGCTCGCTGATTTCGATACCACGAGACTCCTTCGTCACCACGCATAACACCAATGTGAAAATCAATGCGGTCGCGGAACTCTTCGGCTACAAAGCACTTGTGGAGCAGGTGGAGACCATCAGCGGCCAGAAAATCGACCATGTCACGATGATCAAGTTCGGCGGGCTGGAAAAGGTCGTCGACGCACTTGGCGGGGTTGAACTCTGCTACGACAGCACGGTGAAGGACGCGTATTCCGGACTGGACTGGACCGCTGGATGCCATATCGCGGACGGTGCCACGGCCCTGGCCTTCTCACGTATGAGGTATTCGGACCCCCAGGGTGATTTCGGACGAGCGAAACGCCAGCGGCAGGTCATAGCCGCCATTGTGTCGAAGGCCAGCAAACCCTCGACGCTGATGAACATTTCGGGCACGAAGAAGCTAGCCACCGCCGCGCTGTCGGCCATCGTCGTCGACGACAAGACGAATCCATGGACTCTGCTGCAGATGGCCCTCGCGTTCAAGGCGGCATCGGGTGGCGAAGGGGTCACCGGAAGCGTGTATTGGACCGACCCGGATTACTATCCAGGCGGCGGAGTCGGCTCCACAGTGAAGCTCGACAAGAACCGCAATCTCACCTTGTTCGCCCAACTCGCGAACGGAGCCCACGCAGCGGGCACCGTAGGCGGTCAGGACTAA
- a CDS encoding LCP family protein: MSGGARVTSRTTRNAKLPNVSGGSSSKPKHSHGYISQHRALSVVVSVLLAVLAFGGTFAAATYLDIDGLIHEKSIPVLSKNGDKESPTTVDEYAGKTLNILILGQDSRSGAENASIGGADSSTVENHQSDTAMVMQISADRSYINLVSIPRDSLVNAPSCQTTKGTVPARYNVMFNSIFATGYSTGGDIASAASCTLTAVNALTGLDISNFIVVDFSGLKSMIDAIGGVDVCIAQDVSDKYTNLTLSKGYQHLSGLQATQYARMRHGTGTDGSDIMRTTRQQYLVKALLNEALSKNLLTNSSQLYQLSKAAISSLQLSEGLASTTGLAGLAMSLSKINSSHIYAQTIPIKAAPSDPNRVVWSSSAKEVWAKFQQAIPLTQSTAGTSTPSASASASSSASADSSASSSASASTEASSSSSASASSSVNAKTGLITDASGQLIDPATGGIVDPETGTIRDANTGQYIGIADRYLQTTVCGVPAQE, from the coding sequence ATGTCAGGAGGCGCAAGAGTGACGTCACGGACCACCCGGAATGCGAAACTGCCTAATGTCAGTGGAGGCAGTTCCTCCAAACCCAAGCACAGCCACGGCTACATCTCACAGCACCGTGCACTGAGCGTCGTGGTCTCCGTCCTCCTTGCCGTATTGGCCTTCGGCGGCACCTTCGCGGCGGCGACGTATCTGGATATTGACGGACTCATCCATGAAAAATCCATTCCCGTCCTCTCAAAAAACGGAGACAAGGAATCCCCAACCACAGTCGATGAGTATGCGGGCAAAACACTGAACATTCTGATATTGGGACAGGATTCACGATCTGGTGCGGAAAACGCCTCCATCGGCGGGGCCGATTCATCCACCGTCGAGAACCACCAGTCAGACACAGCAATGGTCATGCAGATTTCTGCCGACCGGTCATATATCAATCTGGTCTCGATTCCCAGAGACTCGCTCGTGAACGCCCCCAGCTGCCAGACGACCAAGGGGACGGTACCTGCACGGTACAACGTCATGTTCAACTCCATCTTCGCCACCGGATACTCCACAGGAGGAGACATCGCCTCGGCTGCGAGCTGCACGCTGACGGCGGTCAACGCGCTGACCGGACTGGATATCAGCAACTTCATCGTCGTCGATTTCAGCGGGCTGAAAAGCATGATCGATGCCATAGGCGGAGTAGACGTGTGCATTGCCCAGGACGTTTCCGACAAATACACCAATCTCACCCTGTCGAAGGGCTACCAGCATCTTTCGGGACTTCAGGCCACGCAATACGCCAGGATGCGGCACGGAACCGGCACCGACGGGTCTGACATCATGCGCACCACACGACAGCAGTATCTGGTTAAAGCACTGCTCAATGAGGCCTTGTCGAAGAATCTGCTGACGAACTCGTCACAGCTCTACCAGCTTTCGAAAGCGGCAATCTCGTCCCTGCAGCTCAGCGAGGGACTGGCAAGCACCACCGGTCTCGCCGGTCTGGCCATGAGCCTGTCCAAAATCAACTCCTCTCACATCTATGCGCAGACCATCCCCATCAAAGCTGCGCCTTCGGACCCCAACCGTGTGGTCTGGTCGAGTTCCGCAAAAGAGGTCTGGGCCAAGTTCCAGCAGGCCATCCCATTGACGCAGAGCACGGCAGGCACAAGCACTCCGAGCGCTTCGGCATCGGCCTCCTCGTCAGCCTCGGCAGACAGCTCAGCATCAAGCAGCGCCTCGGCGAGCACCGAAGCATCGTCGAGCAGCTCGGCAAGCGCCTCATCGAGCGTCAACGCCAAGACCGGACTGATCACCGATGCATCCGGCCAGTTGATAGACCCGGCGACCGGCGGCATCGTCGACCCAGAGACCGGAACGATACGCGATGCGAACACCGGCCAGTACATCGGCATCGCCGACAGGTATCTGCAGACCACGGTATGTGGCGTTCCTGCGCAGGAATAG
- a CDS encoding FtsK/SpoIIIE domain-containing protein: protein MTSSYRRRKAPLGGTDDSPASNTTTANAAAESRPVHPSTGTSVLYGALPLLSQLLILMYAVHQGHWIMAVTGLPVICGYLAQLIPSAHSTGGAKHSASDSETTVVGVSDSPGAESDQSTQNEARVTDIPLGSFYEELGLSPFTTDSQLWRRLVGLWMGSCDVGAAGLSATPVPIETDHAVPLGMTSCGSLDISLPKHGPHAMVAGTTGSGKSVLLHHWCLALAARHSPRALNLVLLDFKGGATFRTLSHLPHTVGCVSDLDLSHALRALNGIEAELRRRELLLHRLQVSSYEELKNPPARVVIVVDEFHALHQQLPDAEERLGRIASLGRSLGMHIILSTQHPLGQISSQIKANIALRICLRMQDAMQSIDVLGDAIATELPGTAAGYAYCRDANGLHVFRGLTVRQPERLILAMNTACRFLRHNRPQELFTPPLPHLLHADMLLDVDSSTTDGSTQAKVPTARIGLQDDGMRTRLCTLRFDGLNVAVIGPPGSGKSSLLAVIAAELRKQEGVDVTNIEDYDAIAGTIRAIPTHTNDAIASDGVPKPQSPTCLQRPDEVIIGEFHASTQHSTSRRRFTVILIDTASDVSHRFDHPLASAGVQRVLQSDDVSVVFTCESMSQLPRSESFPWRIVFPTGEHDRDVMSGIPRCLLSVMRKDEFGLPGRGFIMRNGNAVALQCVGFARPGERPSSAVALELE, encoded by the coding sequence ATGACCTCCTCATACCGACGCAGAAAAGCCCCTCTCGGGGGTACCGATGACTCACCGGCTTCGAACACGACCACGGCCAACGCCGCCGCTGAGAGCCGTCCTGTTCATCCTTCGACAGGTACATCAGTACTATACGGGGCGCTGCCGCTTCTCAGTCAGCTGCTGATTCTGATGTATGCGGTGCACCAGGGACATTGGATTATGGCGGTCACCGGCTTACCGGTGATATGCGGATATCTTGCACAGCTGATTCCCTCCGCTCACTCCACGGGAGGTGCAAAGCATTCTGCCTCCGACTCCGAAACCACGGTCGTGGGCGTCTCGGATTCCCCTGGTGCGGAATCGGACCAGAGCACGCAGAACGAGGCGCGCGTCACTGACATCCCTCTCGGCAGTTTCTACGAGGAACTTGGTTTGAGCCCGTTTACCACAGACTCGCAACTCTGGCGTCGACTTGTGGGCTTATGGATGGGCTCCTGCGATGTCGGCGCTGCTGGACTCTCCGCAACACCTGTTCCCATCGAAACCGACCATGCGGTGCCACTCGGCATGACCTCCTGCGGGAGCCTTGACATCAGTCTGCCAAAGCATGGTCCGCACGCCATGGTGGCAGGAACAACGGGCTCTGGGAAATCGGTGCTGCTGCATCATTGGTGTCTCGCCCTGGCGGCTCGTCACTCGCCGCGCGCTCTGAATCTGGTGCTACTCGATTTCAAAGGAGGTGCGACCTTCCGCACGCTCTCCCATCTGCCACACACGGTAGGATGCGTTTCCGACCTGGATCTGTCGCACGCGCTTCGGGCCCTGAACGGCATCGAAGCGGAACTGAGACGCCGTGAACTGCTGTTGCACCGTCTTCAGGTTTCATCCTATGAGGAACTCAAGAACCCTCCTGCTCGGGTGGTAATCGTCGTGGACGAGTTTCACGCCCTCCACCAGCAACTGCCCGATGCCGAGGAGCGGCTTGGACGCATCGCATCCCTGGGCCGTTCGCTGGGTATGCATATCATCCTGAGCACCCAGCATCCTCTCGGACAGATAAGCTCCCAGATCAAGGCGAATATCGCGCTGCGTATCTGCCTGCGTATGCAGGATGCCATGCAATCCATAGATGTTCTCGGTGACGCCATTGCAACGGAACTTCCCGGAACAGCAGCGGGCTACGCCTACTGCCGTGACGCGAACGGTCTTCATGTGTTCAGAGGATTGACTGTTCGCCAGCCCGAACGCCTGATACTCGCCATGAACACGGCGTGCCGTTTCCTCCGCCATAACCGTCCGCAGGAGCTGTTCACTCCCCCGCTCCCGCATCTGCTCCACGCCGATATGCTCCTAGATGTCGATTCGTCGACGACCGACGGCAGCACGCAGGCCAAGGTACCCACCGCCAGAATCGGTCTGCAGGACGACGGTATGAGGACGAGACTTTGCACCTTACGCTTCGACGGTCTCAACGTCGCGGTCATCGGACCGCCCGGCAGCGGCAAAAGCTCTCTGCTTGCGGTCATCGCCGCAGAGTTGCGCAAGCAGGAAGGCGTCGACGTCACCAACATCGAGGACTATGACGCCATTGCCGGAACAATCCGTGCCATACCCACTCACACCAACGACGCAATCGCTTCAGACGGCGTTCCCAAGCCGCAATCGCCGACGTGCTTGCAACGACCAGACGAAGTCATCATCGGCGAATTCCACGCATCCACTCAGCATTCGACCTCGCGCAGAAGATTCACCGTCATACTGATAGATACGGCGAGTGACGTCTCTCATCGTTTCGACCATCCGCTGGCATCGGCAGGTGTTCAGCGTGTCCTGCAATCGGATGATGTCAGCGTGGTATTCACGTGCGAGAGCATGTCACAGCTACCCAGAAGCGAGAGTTTTCCATGGCGCATCGTCTTCCCCACCGGCGAACACGACAGGGACGTGATGTCCGGTATCCCTCGATGCCTGTTGTCCGTGATGCGCAAAGATGAGTTCGGACTGCCTGGCCGCGGCTTCATCATGAGGAACGGCAACGCCGTTGCCTTGCAGTGTGTGGGCTTTGCCCGGCCGGGTGAACGGCCGTCATCAGCCGTTGCATTGGAGCTTGAATGA
- a CDS encoding glycosyltransferase family protein has protein sequence MLVVPGAVIAHRRARFEGVRDRAGESVDERYPISSAMLVADARTKYRYTDNRIVLWPLMWIASVFVAFGMFFTLMFRKAPYEAWCEFWQPWRMLARFPQAAQARRKLVGHTVVSAGKLHMLQASRQQIARWRERTRAFEQQGTVPLLSPLAKAHLRLQLRRRGLWALGMIVIAAVVEVAVLWDVLTGVFLGGSVRSDALLPTAATWLQTAKASTVSWSYALGTGLSVPPAPYLLALMVGGILTGGSMAAVVALLLFASAPVMALSFWALAGTVTRSNPVRAVAGLLWCSVAWALGLYANGNIAMLLVMMFLPASIAFTLRAVGMYRTEEPNTPHSSIQCAALAALCFIPVVLAEPQLVLALVVIFMFFLVAVRQHRMMLLLIPLPSAFAIAPTLVNVVHYFGAGAWRQLFGDMLVPSTTLNGTPQVSSLQDVLHRTLFAGRLTDVMGVNADWMKVLLLSSLALMAVLAACSLMLPFALRITRMFWAMSLCGVMLSLISTRVMIAVDGQGAVAGSALPGLCLALLGILASTCVMSGGAVRPFILLKGGSAAHAPQLTSGSRASALMMRIGRALLTLCMAACVLFWGAFGIMHTRAEGSLTVQQGGLPMVGIDYLEQKPGHRILALQAQSENHVNFSVMRTAKGDLIDNDPAAWAATASGYRDPDSQTLAAASARLLSNADADAVTSLEKLGFGGIFVVADSGGDGSNSSGTSSETLVSNITASDGTQSVVSNVNGTYFRLTSDDTADQGIDLVGERNAAANPWRYAWLCCFAFISITYCLVAVPRAQRTRREQS, from the coding sequence GTGCTCGTGGTTCCCGGTGCGGTCATAGCGCATCGGCGTGCAAGATTCGAAGGCGTCAGAGACCGTGCGGGCGAGAGCGTTGACGAGCGATATCCGATCAGCAGTGCCATGCTCGTGGCCGATGCCAGAACCAAGTACCGCTATACGGACAACCGTATCGTGCTGTGGCCCCTGATGTGGATAGCCAGTGTCTTCGTGGCTTTCGGGATGTTCTTCACTCTGATGTTTCGCAAGGCGCCGTATGAGGCATGGTGTGAATTCTGGCAGCCCTGGCGTATGCTGGCGCGATTCCCGCAGGCCGCGCAGGCCAGACGCAAGCTGGTGGGGCATACCGTCGTGTCTGCCGGCAAGCTGCACATGCTGCAAGCCAGTCGACAGCAAATCGCCAGATGGCGTGAACGTACCCGAGCTTTCGAGCAACAGGGGACTGTCCCGCTGCTGAGCCCCTTGGCCAAAGCGCATCTCCGGCTTCAGCTCAGACGGAGGGGTCTGTGGGCGCTGGGCATGATTGTCATCGCTGCGGTAGTCGAGGTCGCTGTGCTATGGGATGTGCTCACCGGCGTGTTTCTCGGCGGGTCGGTGAGATCCGACGCTTTGCTCCCGACGGCTGCCACATGGCTTCAGACCGCCAAGGCCTCGACCGTCTCATGGTCGTATGCCCTGGGAACCGGCCTTTCCGTCCCGCCTGCGCCGTATCTGCTGGCGCTGATGGTCGGCGGAATTCTGACGGGAGGAAGCATGGCTGCGGTTGTGGCCTTGCTGCTCTTCGCATCCGCTCCCGTGATGGCCTTGTCCTTCTGGGCTTTGGCGGGAACCGTAACGCGTTCCAATCCCGTACGTGCCGTGGCGGGTCTGCTGTGGTGCTCGGTCGCCTGGGCACTGGGCCTGTACGCGAACGGCAATATCGCCATGCTGCTCGTCATGATGTTTCTGCCGGCAAGCATCGCCTTCACCCTCAGAGCCGTCGGCATGTACCGCACGGAGGAACCCAACACTCCACACTCCTCTATCCAGTGTGCGGCGCTCGCAGCCTTGTGCTTCATACCGGTGGTTCTTGCCGAGCCTCAGCTGGTGCTCGCTTTGGTGGTCATCTTCATGTTCTTCCTGGTCGCCGTCAGACAGCATCGTATGATGCTGCTGCTGATTCCTCTGCCGTCCGCCTTCGCCATCGCACCCACTCTCGTCAATGTGGTGCATTATTTCGGTGCGGGAGCGTGGCGTCAGCTGTTCGGGGACATGTTGGTTCCCAGCACCACGCTCAACGGAACGCCGCAGGTGTCCAGTCTGCAGGACGTGCTGCATCGCACGCTGTTCGCCGGTCGTCTTACAGATGTCATGGGTGTCAATGCCGATTGGATGAAGGTGCTGTTGCTGTCTTCCTTGGCATTGATGGCTGTTCTCGCCGCATGCTCCCTGATGTTGCCCTTCGCTCTGCGTATCACGCGGATGTTCTGGGCGATGAGCCTGTGCGGAGTGATGCTGAGCCTGATATCGACCCGTGTGATGATCGCGGTTGATGGGCAGGGTGCCGTCGCCGGATCCGCGTTGCCGGGTCTGTGCCTGGCATTGCTGGGGATTCTGGCCAGTACATGCGTGATGTCAGGTGGTGCGGTGCGTCCCTTTATTCTGTTGAAGGGCGGGTCGGCGGCACATGCCCCTCAACTGACGTCGGGGTCACGCGCCTCCGCGCTGATGATGCGGATCGGGCGTGCCTTGCTGACGCTGTGCATGGCCGCTTGCGTGTTGTTCTGGGGTGCGTTCGGCATCATGCACACGCGGGCGGAAGGCAGCCTGACTGTTCAACAAGGCGGATTGCCGATGGTGGGCATCGATTATCTGGAGCAGAAGCCCGGTCACAGAATCCTCGCTTTGCAGGCGCAATCGGAGAATCACGTGAATTTCTCCGTCATGCGTACGGCGAAAGGAGATCTGATCGACAATGATCCTGCCGCCTGGGCGGCGACCGCCTCCGGATACCGTGATCCCGATTCGCAGACACTTGCGGCGGCTTCCGCGCGGCTGCTCTCGAACGCCGATGCGGATGCCGTCACGTCTTTGGAAAAGCTCGGTTTCGGGGGCATCTTCGTAGTCGCCGATAGTGGCGGAGATGGTTCGAACTCATCGGGAACGAGCAGTGAAACGTTGGTATCCAACATCACCGCAAGCGATGGCACCCAATCCGTGGTCAGCAACGTGAACGGGACCTATTTCAGACTGACGTCGGACGATACCGCCGATCAGGGGATTGACCTCGTCGGTGAGCGCAATGCCGCCGCGAACCCCTGGCGATATGCATGGCTGTGCTGCTTCGCCTTCATCTCCATCACCTATTGCCTGGTGGCAGTTCCACGAGCACAACGAACAAGAAGGGAGCAATCATGA
- a CDS encoding WhiB family transcriptional regulator, which produces MWRVVDDAAHDSADESADALSSENALTSEKGLWGLFAPDTDLSWQHEALCAQTDPEAFFPEKGGSTREAKKVCARCEVREQCLQWAIDHDERFGIWGGMSERERRRYKKARSQEQI; this is translated from the coding sequence ATGTGGAGAGTCGTTGATGACGCGGCGCATGATTCCGCTGACGAATCTGCAGATGCACTGTCGTCCGAGAATGCACTGACGTCCGAAAAGGGACTGTGGGGCCTCTTCGCTCCCGATACCGATCTGTCCTGGCAGCACGAAGCCCTGTGCGCCCAGACCGATCCCGAAGCCTTCTTCCCCGAGAAGGGCGGGTCCACCCGTGAGGCCAAGAAGGTCTGTGCACGATGTGAGGTCCGTGAGCAATGCCTGCAATGGGCAATCGACCATGACGAGCGTTTCGGCATATGGGGCGGTATGAGCGAGCGTGAGCGCAGGCGCTACAAGAAAGCGCGTTCCCAAGAACAGATCTGA
- a CDS encoding glycosyltransferase family 2 protein: MSFVASAPSDVQRTLTSILAQEPSMHRQDVEESVAAVIAVGEDMQYFDRTVQAVLKQRVLPSVLVIADCSGQTTEPLYSAIEVLTPSTTHKGGFPHVRTLQIQVVRAKGATSFGAAIEKALAYANLPEQVKALWLLHDDSRPRDPECLDTLVQAWRNAPGASILGAKQVGWDGEGLHGVGKYSGRHQTVSLVVDGEPDQEQYDARQDVFAVSLAGALLPLSTLKKALRYRFMVRKLRGGHRLLQTCLS; this comes from the coding sequence ATGAGTTTTGTTGCATCCGCACCTTCGGACGTCCAGAGAACGCTGACGTCAATCCTTGCACAAGAGCCCAGCATGCATCGGCAGGATGTTGAGGAAAGCGTGGCTGCCGTAATCGCTGTCGGCGAGGATATGCAGTATTTCGACCGGACCGTCCAGGCTGTGCTCAAACAGCGGGTGCTGCCCTCGGTCCTGGTTATCGCCGACTGTTCCGGTCAGACCACCGAACCCTTGTATTCGGCAATTGAGGTGCTGACACCTTCCACCACTCATAAAGGCGGTTTCCCGCACGTCAGGACACTGCAGATTCAGGTCGTCAGAGCCAAGGGCGCTACCTCCTTCGGTGCCGCGATAGAGAAGGCTCTCGCCTATGCCAACCTGCCGGAACAGGTCAAGGCCCTGTGGCTGTTGCACGACGATTCCAGGCCCCGCGATCCCGAATGCCTGGATACGCTGGTGCAAGCCTGGCGCAATGCCCCTGGCGCCTCGATTCTTGGCGCCAAACAGGTCGGCTGGGACGGTGAAGGGCTCCATGGCGTCGGCAAATACTCCGGAAGGCATCAGACCGTCAGCCTGGTCGTCGATGGAGAGCCGGATCAGGAACAATACGATGCCCGACAGGATGTCTTCGCGGTATCTCTCGCGGGCGCCCTGCTCCCTTTGAGCACGCTCAAAAAAGCTCTCCGGTATAGATTCATGGTTCGGAAGCTTCGGGGAGGGCACCGACTTCTGCAGACGTGTCTGTCTTAG
- a CDS encoding DUF5719 family protein, translating into MSVTTSDRTRIGARIGKLALGALTAVIIVLLAVLLLVVHPPQTLLDGVGSGASEVQHRVSQNIIQSYCPAQMKLADSGTYGDSAYQASEGNVASSARQAAFGSVFDSSVTAIDNADSTTRLQDSDPLDEASVLMSSASVEKSSLLQTTQLLKASAGEGSASSVASWASEGDLRGVAASNCVSPSLNQSFLLPGTKTGSTQQLVVANPSSKSTSVNIRIWGSKNSGSIALSTGSTITVGAGKESVFDVSAAASDQDAAYMTVSSKETPVASVVRIAEMDGLNPHGIEYAVPTDDASQNLVLPGSIHDDAVSLNIFAKADTTAQVSWMTEKGLSETHSYPITAQQVKVVDLGQAPDDALGVSITSDEALQANAVSTVKGDGAQQDFGLIASNTAVKSSAITIPDHVKAALVLANTTNKQAEATLSGYDASGKALAVQKVTLGGNAAKSLDASSFGDGIASITLDDASQTMVWAARVTQSDVDAAKVAGLGFIMQTPLMPRTALIHADQTPGIVR; encoded by the coding sequence ATGAGCGTCACGACTTCAGACCGTACGCGTATCGGCGCTCGAATCGGCAAGCTTGCACTTGGCGCGCTGACGGCGGTCATCATCGTCTTGCTGGCAGTGCTGCTGCTCGTTGTGCATCCTCCGCAGACTCTTCTCGACGGTGTCGGAAGCGGTGCTTCCGAGGTGCAGCATCGAGTAAGCCAGAACATCATTCAGTCCTACTGCCCGGCACAGATGAAACTGGCCGATTCGGGTACGTACGGTGATTCGGCATACCAGGCTTCCGAAGGAAATGTCGCATCCTCGGCCAGACAGGCGGCTTTCGGATCGGTATTCGACTCTTCCGTGACGGCAATTGACAATGCGGACAGCACCACCCGCCTTCAGGACTCCGATCCTTTGGATGAGGCAAGCGTGCTCATGTCATCGGCATCCGTCGAGAAATCATCGTTGCTGCAGACCACACAACTGTTGAAGGCGTCGGCGGGTGAGGGTTCGGCCTCATCCGTCGCCTCGTGGGCGAGTGAAGGGGACCTCAGAGGCGTTGCTGCATCGAACTGCGTCAGCCCGAGTCTGAATCAGTCCTTCCTGTTGCCTGGCACCAAAACGGGCAGCACCCAGCAGCTGGTGGTGGCCAATCCCTCATCCAAGTCGACATCAGTGAACATTCGCATCTGGGGGAGCAAGAACAGCGGCAGCATCGCATTGTCGACAGGGAGCACCATCACGGTTGGGGCGGGCAAGGAAAGCGTCTTTGACGTATCCGCCGCTGCCTCGGATCAGGATGCCGCATATATGACCGTCAGCAGCAAGGAAACTCCCGTCGCATCCGTCGTGCGCATCGCCGAGATGGACGGATTGAATCCTCATGGAATCGAATACGCCGTTCCGACGGACGATGCCTCGCAGAATCTCGTGCTGCCTGGGTCGATACATGACGACGCCGTAAGCCTGAACATCTTCGCCAAAGCGGATACGACGGCGCAGGTGTCATGGATGACTGAAAAAGGTCTGAGTGAGACGCACAGCTACCCGATAACCGCACAGCAGGTCAAAGTGGTGGACCTTGGGCAGGCCCCTGACGATGCGCTTGGCGTGTCGATTACCTCGGACGAGGCTCTGCAGGCGAATGCGGTCAGCACGGTCAAGGGAGACGGCGCACAGCAGGATTTCGGTCTGATCGCATCGAATACGGCCGTGAAGTCCAGTGCCATCACCATACCCGACCACGTCAAGGCTGCATTGGTGTTGGCGAATACCACAAACAAGCAGGCCGAAGCGACACTTTCAGGCTATGATGCGTCGGGAAAGGCGCTGGCGGTTCAGAAGGTCACACTCGGAGGAAATGCGGCGAAAAGTCTCGACGCATCCTCGTTCGGCGACGGCATCGCCTCGATTACGCTTGATGATGCCAGCCAGACGATGGTCTGGGCTGCGCGGGTGACGCAGTCGGACGTTGATGCCGCGAAGGTCGCGGGACTGGGATTCATCATGCAGACCCCGCTGATGCCTCGGACCGCGTTGATTCATGCCGACCAGACCCCTGGAATAGTGCGGTAA
- a CDS encoding WhiB family transcriptional regulator translates to MSSAFDWRAKAACRDKDPELFFPVGNTGAAYQQIEEAKAVCRTCKVIDACLKCALDTNQDYGVWGGLSEDERRALKRRAMRARRSQAMQMQA, encoded by the coding sequence ATGAGTAGTGCTTTTGATTGGCGCGCCAAGGCAGCATGCCGCGATAAGGATCCCGAGCTCTTCTTCCCGGTCGGAAACACCGGAGCTGCGTATCAGCAGATCGAAGAGGCGAAGGCCGTATGCCGTACCTGCAAGGTCATTGACGCGTGTTTGAAATGCGCCCTTGACACGAACCAGGATTACGGCGTGTGGGGTGGCCTGAGCGAGGATGAACGTCGTGCGCTCAAACGTCGGGCCATGCGTGCTCGTCGCTCACAGGCGATGCAGATGCAAGCCTGA